GCATTTTGTAAAGTAGTGGTGATATGCTGCTGCCCCACCACACTTTTAAAATCTGCCGGTCTGTATTTCCTTGCCGAAACGACGAAATTTTCCATCGCTGCAAGATATAAAAAAGTGGATATTCAGGAAGGATGAAATTGGGGATTGAGTAAAGATTTTGGCTAAAAGACTGATTATTAAAGTCGGAAAGTTACGAGGCCGGGGGGGAAGGAAGATGGGAAGCATAGGAGGGATAGGAAAAAGCCTATAAGAAAGTGATGGGAAACTTTGATAGAAAAGCCTCCACGCTAGTCTACCTGTCGTAAATCAAAATTCTGAAATCGAAAATGAACGAATTTTCCCATACTTTTGTCTTCCCAGCATAATGGGGCTGACCGGTTTTGACAGTAGGTGTAGGGATCGGGCTCGCATGCAGGCTGGAGTATGTACGGCCTTGAAAGATTCATACGAACGATAAATGGCGAAACTTCTTACGCCATGGCTGCCTAATCTCTCCTCACTAGGACAGATCGCTTAAAGGGTTGAGTTGCGAGAGTGATTCCCCGGCCACATCTCCCCACCCTCCGTCTGATCGGGGTGGATCCGAGGTGTCGACTTGATCAGACTGCTGCTTGTGATGCGATTAAGCAAGCTTAAGACCAATCGATAAGCCAAATTCAGGTGTGTCACCCAGCATAATTTGGTCGAAAATCCAATCGGTGACTAAGCATGTAGACGGTACGGTGTCTCCTTATCTGGACGTGGGTTCGAATCCCACCAGCTCCACAAAAAAGCCTTCCCTGAGTCAGAGAAGGCTTTTTTTATTCCATTTCAGTGAAAAATTATCCTGTAAAATACGCTTCCAATTCTGATAGCATTTCTGATTTATCTCGAAGGTCTCGAATTACTTTTCCTTTTTCGACCAAGACAATACGATCACAAATTTCAGTCACATGGTTCAAATCATGACTGGAAATCAAGAACGTGACCTTGGATTCCTCCGTAAGCTTTTGAACCAGTTTCTTTAATCTGATTTGCGAACTCGGATCTAAATTTTCAAAGGGCTCATCCAACAATACAAACTCCGGATTACCCATCAGAGCAGCAGCAATTCCCACCTTCTTTAAATTTCCCTTGGAAAGGTCTCGGATGTATTTCTTTTTACCAATTACTTCCTCATTAAAGAGCTCGGTGAATTTTTCCAAGTGATGGCTCAAATCATCGGGAGACATCCCATAAATTTTCCGTAAAGTCTCGAAATATTCATCTGGAGTCAAATACGCCAAGAGCATATGTTCATCCAGATAGGCCCCTACTTTAGATTTCCAATCTTCTGATCGCGTGACGTCCTCGCCATTGATTTTTACAGTTCCTGTAGTGGCACGAACTAAATCCAAGATAATTCGAAAGAGCGTCGTCTTTCCTGCCCCATTATTCCCCACCAGTCCGAAACATTCGCCTTTGGCGATTTCCAAGGAAGGCACATCCAAGACAACAGCGTCTTTGTATTGTTTTTTGAGTTGAGATATCTGTATCATAGTTCTTGACGGAATGAAGATGAAATTTCGTAGCGGTTAGAGAGTACTCGATTGATATTGATCTGGGAAAGAGGACGAAAAGCCAGCAAGCCAATGAGACCGGCAGCACCTAAAGCAATTAACCCGGCAGTATCACTGATCAATAAAGAAAATGGGAGGTAAACCAAATAGGGAGCAACTAATAGCGGAATGATAATCAGAAACTGAGCCGCTCCTACTCCTTCGTAATTAAACATGGCTCCTTTGTTAAGGTCCATGGGCTTTGGCTTCCACAGCGCCAAATAAATAATCACATGAATCATGATTCCCACATTAAAGAAAAACGTGGCCAAATGAATCATCAAAATATGAACTCCGAAATACACATAAGGAACCGAGGCTAGAAAACACACCATCGATACTCCCATAAACAACAGGTATTTCCCACGAACCAAAGATTCGACACCACCCTTTCGGGAAATGAAAAAATCAAAGTTTCCTGAATTCCAACTTAAGAATTGCTGCCCGTATTGAATGGTAAAAATTCCGGTGATAAAGATCCCAACGAAGATAAAAATGGCACTCAAGCCTGTCTCACTTTGATAAATAGGATTGGTATAGAAAACCAAGCCATACAGTAAAAAGAAGGCAGAAAGCATCAGATAAGTACGACTCTTTTTGTGTCTGATGATCAGTTTCCATTCGAGATTGGCCAGCTCTCCCGCGAGACCAAATCGGGATAGAAATCCAAAGCTTTGATTGACAAACCGAACATCTTCCTCCTCCGAAAGGTCTTCCAGATAGGCGTTAGCTTTGTAATAGGAATTCGCTAAAAGGTACCCTCCTACGGCAGCAATTAGTACGATTCCAAAAGGCAACACACTTTTTAGCGCCATATTGAAAAATGGTGCAGCAAATTCTCCCAAATTAAACCAGCCTAGGTAGTTGCTTCCACCACCCAAAATCAAAAGTCCTCCGACCACCAAGAGACCATAAAAACTATCCTCAAATCGTTGCTTGAACCAAAGCATCAGCCAGTGAAGACTCCAACTGAAAAGCAAAATCGTTCCTACCCAAGTAATTGCCCCAATGCTACCGTATTGTTCTCCAACCACTTGAACCCCAAATGGAAGAAAGAGCAATAAGGCAATCAGATTCATCGGGGACAGAAAAGATCGTAGTAAAAGAACATGAATGATCTTGGCTTTGCCGATAGGCAGATGGAGCAAACTCTCCAAATCTGCCACAGGTAGTTTTTGAATAAAATACCGATAGACAAATTCAAAAAGGAAAAAGTAAATAATTGCTGAGTTGAGGTAGGTAATGGCATCCTTACCTTCTGCCAATTCTTCGATGATTCTTCCCAAAAACAGCCCCGCAAGAAAGACATACGTCAAGAGAAGCAAGGCAATGAAAACCAGAAAGATGGCTACCAGCAAACTTTTTGCAAAGCTAGTGGAGCGAATACTTTTGAGAAACTGAAGCCGAATGAGCGTAAAAAACATAGTCATGATTTTGGTGTGCTACCGCAAAATACGGGAAAGCAACCAAATCATAATTTTTTGAAAATCCACATTTCTTCAGGCCGAGTGAAGAATATGATACAGGAAAAAGAATTTGTGATTTTTGAGCGCAGCGACAAATAACTTGGGTAAGCCACTTTAGCCTTTATAAATTGAAAATCTCAATGATTTTTTCAAAACCAACCGGTTTCTTTAAATATCCTTTGACCAATGAATATTCCTTTGACTTGGACTCGTCTACTTTATCAATCGAACTCGTGATGATATAAACTACTCCATTCCAATCTTGAGTATGCTTTGAAAATTCATCCAGAAAGTCCCAAGCATCCCAAATCGGCATATTGATATCCAAAAGAATAAAGTCCGGAAAATCTCCATGGCTCGCCTTCCGATCCATTAGTCCTTCAAAAGCTTGCTTTCCATTTCTGAAAGTCAAAATCTCTTTAAAAAGAGTGGTAAACTCAATCATTTTTTGAGTGAGCATCAAATAGTTGGGATCGTCCTCGATGATACAAATGGTCTTGTTACGATTCATTGGTTTTGAGATAAACTTTAAATGTCGAGCCGACACCTTCTTTACTTTCTACTTCTATTTTCCCTCCAAGTGCTTCCACTTGGTTTTTGGTGATAAACAATCCAATCCCACGGGAGTCAGGATGATCGTGGAAGGTCTTATACATTCCAAACATTTTCCTTCCTTGACGCTTCAAATCAATTCCAAGTCCATTATCGGCAACGGATAGAATCGTCCACTCAGGCGAAATATCGAAAGAAATCTTGACGAATCTTTCCTTTTTAGGATCCGAATATTTGATGGCATTGGTCAGCAAGTTTAATACAATACTTTCCAAATAGGTTAAATTCCCTTGAACCCAAATTTTAGGCTGATTTGCGTCAATTCTAATCTGGACTTGGGATGTTCTAGCTAATGCGGAAACATTTAGAATGGAAGAATTTACGATTTCCACCAAATTGAGCTTATCCAAATCCGCAGATTCATTGGTCTGAATATCGGCAACCTCAGATAGATTTTGGATAGATTCCATCAAGTTGTCAATCACATTCTTAAAGTTCTGGAAAAACGGATTGGTAGCAAATTGCTTGTCTTCCACTTCCAAGAATGAAATCATTCCACTCAAGTTGGCCGCATGGGACCGTAGATTATGGGAAACGATATGAGCAAAGTTCTTCAGACGGTCGTTTTGGTTTTGAGTTAGGCTTAAAAGTTGCCGCTGATCATTCTCAAGTTTTTTCTGCTCGGTGATATCCAAGTGGATTCCAATAGAGCCTACTAGTTCGCCTGCATCATTGTAATTAGGTCCTCCACTGATCAGCCACCAACGTCTATTCCCTGCCTTATCAAGTACTTCTACCTCATAAACATCTGATTGACCTACCTTTCTGAGAATATTTTTTTGGAGAACGACCTTTTTCCCATTCTCATCAGACAGAAACAAATCAACCCCCTTATTTCCTCTTAATTCCTCTACGGAGTAGCCGGACATTTGGCAGAAACTCGCATTTGCATTCAAAATGACATCTTCTGAATCCACTTCTAAAAACCCGAGATTCATATTCGCAATGATATTTCGGTATTTCTCTTCTTGAATTTGCAATTGCTTTTGGACCCGCTGCTTTTGCTTCACATTGACAATCATCTGTCCAAACAAGGTCAAAAGCTTAATTTCCTCATCCGCATATTTTCGTTTACCACGAACACTATCAAACCCTACGAAACCTTGAAGTACTTGACCCTCAAAAATCGGAATGGTTATCAAACTCTGAATCCCTTGTGGTTCTAGGATCGATCTTAAATTAGAATCCCCTTCTGCCGCAATCGGCAAGTTGTTGACATCTTCAACTAGGAAAGGGAGTTTTTTTTGATGTTGCTCCACCCAATCCGGGAAAATTTCGATTGGAAGCTGTTGGAGGTTATCCAACTCTGGTTCAATTCCTGTGGCACACCACTCGTAGGTATTCGAAGTGGTTCCCTCTTTAAAGTCATAATCGAAAATGTAGGCTCGATCTGCATCCACAAATCTTCCCATCTTTTCCAAAGAACTGGAAATAACAGACTCAATCTCATCAATGTTGATATTGATATACGTTGAAGAAATATCAATTAGAATATTCTGGAGAGCGACCTGCTGTTGGATCAAGGTCTCATTTTCCTTCAGCTCGGTGATATCAACCTCCACGGCCATGTAACCAACAATTTCACCAGAGTCCTCCCGCATAGGGACAATATTCAACTGAAGCCAGTATTCATTGCCGTCCTTTCCTCGATTCAAAATTTCAGCAGTGACATCCTTACCTTTAAGAACTCTTTCTTTGATTAGAGACGCTATCTTACGATCAGTTTTTTCAAATTGAAACATCCTTGGAGTTCGGCCTTGTATCTCCTCCAAAGAATATCCAGACATACGCAAGAAGCCTTCATTAGCCCAGGTGATTTTTAGCTCAGGATCTGTGATCACCACCCCATTGGAGGTTCTTTTCGCTACAAGGGAAAGCTTTTCAATTTCTTTTTCAATGGCTTTTCGATCTGAGATATCCTGAATCGTTCCTCGGATGACCCGAATTTCTCCATCTGGAGATACTACTGGAGCTCCGGTTATACTGATCCATTTTTCTTCCCGAGTCACATAATGCTGAATTTTCATATCCTTATTAAAGGACTTCTTGAAAATTCGACATTTATAAAAAGCATCGATTAGCTCGTTATTATTTTGCTCGTTGAGGAGCAGTTTCCAGGAATTGATCTTTCGGTCAAAATTGGATGGAATTCCAAAAATTTCATCAATGATGGCCGAGTTGTACCATTCTCCAGAACTTAGATTGACCTCGTAATTCCCCAAATTGGCAACTCGCTGCGCTTCAATCAAACGATCCTTAGTTTGTTCCAAGGCATCCGTTCGAATTAAAATCTGTTCCTCCAATTGAAGGTTGAATTTTTCGTTTTGGATTTTGGCTGTCTTGAGATATTCCTTCAAGAGGATGAGGGAAGTATTCAAATCTGAGATCTCGTTGACATTGGAAATTTTGTCAATTTCAATCTCATAATCCCCGGTTTGAAGCCGGTTGGAAACTTCTGTCAAATAAGAAATGGGTGATGCAATCCGCTCTGCAATCCCATAAAAAAGTCCCAAAGACATAATCATCAAAATCCCCAAAAACACATAGATGGGATAGTTGATTTGAAAAATCGATTTTTCAATGACTTCGTTAGATAC
Above is a window of Algoriphagus sanaruensis DNA encoding:
- a CDS encoding DUF5687 family protein — translated: MTMFFTLIRLQFLKSIRSTSFAKSLLVAIFLVFIALLLLTYVFLAGLFLGRIIEELAEGKDAITYLNSAIIYFFLFEFVYRYFIQKLPVADLESLLHLPIGKAKIIHVLLLRSFLSPMNLIALLLFLPFGVQVVGEQYGSIGAITWVGTILLFSWSLHWLMLWFKQRFEDSFYGLLVVGGLLILGGGSNYLGWFNLGEFAAPFFNMALKSVLPFGIVLIAAVGGYLLANSYYKANAYLEDLSEEEDVRFVNQSFGFLSRFGLAGELANLEWKLIIRHKKSRTYLMLSAFFLLYGLVFYTNPIYQSETGLSAIFIFVGIFITGIFTIQYGQQFLSWNSGNFDFFISRKGGVESLVRGKYLLFMGVSMVCFLASVPYVYFGVHILMIHLATFFFNVGIMIHVIIYLALWKPKPMDLNKGAMFNYEGVGAAQFLIIIPLLVAPYLVYLPFSLLISDTAGLIALGAAGLIGLLAFRPLSQININRVLSNRYEISSSFRQEL
- a CDS encoding ABC transporter ATP-binding protein — protein: MIQISQLKKQYKDAVVLDVPSLEIAKGECFGLVGNNGAGKTTLFRIILDLVRATTGTVKINGEDVTRSEDWKSKVGAYLDEHMLLAYLTPDEYFETLRKIYGMSPDDLSHHLEKFTELFNEEVIGKKKYIRDLSKGNLKKVGIAAALMGNPEFVLLDEPFENLDPSSQIRLKKLVQKLTEESKVTFLISSHDLNHVTEICDRIVLVEKGKVIRDLRDKSEMLSELEAYFTG
- a CDS encoding PAS domain S-box protein: MKSFFQGLSFRIWFPFAFSITILLVSLLILYPNRQGSLFRKNFETELDQLAHTTALGVNLALRNNDFEGLAEVVSLSDDNSEIEFVAIIEIDSSGQEAVFASKPESYDQLQILDPDLNKYLIKKQALNSEVLQGYVILAVSNEVIEKSIFQINYPIYVFLGILMIMSLGLFYGIAERIASPISYLTEVSNRLQTGDYEIEIDKISNVNEISDLNTSLILLKEYLKTAKIQNEKFNLQLEEQILIRTDALEQTKDRLIEAQRVANLGNYEVNLSSGEWYNSAIIDEIFGIPSNFDRKINSWKLLLNEQNNNELIDAFYKCRIFKKSFNKDMKIQHYVTREEKWISITGAPVVSPDGEIRVIRGTIQDISDRKAIEKEIEKLSLVAKRTSNGVVITDPELKITWANEGFLRMSGYSLEEIQGRTPRMFQFEKTDRKIASLIKERVLKGKDVTAEILNRGKDGNEYWLQLNIVPMREDSGEIVGYMAVEVDITELKENETLIQQQVALQNILIDISSTYININIDEIESVISSSLEKMGRFVDADRAYIFDYDFKEGTTSNTYEWCATGIEPELDNLQQLPIEIFPDWVEQHQKKLPFLVEDVNNLPIAAEGDSNLRSILEPQGIQSLITIPIFEGQVLQGFVGFDSVRGKRKYADEEIKLLTLFGQMIVNVKQKQRVQKQLQIQEEKYRNIIANMNLGFLEVDSEDVILNANASFCQMSGYSVEELRGNKGVDLFLSDENGKKVVLQKNILRKVGQSDVYEVEVLDKAGNRRWWLISGGPNYNDAGELVGSIGIHLDITEQKKLENDQRQLLSLTQNQNDRLKNFAHIVSHNLRSHAANLSGMISFLEVEDKQFATNPFFQNFKNVIDNLMESIQNLSEVADIQTNESADLDKLNLVEIVNSSILNVSALARTSQVQIRIDANQPKIWVQGNLTYLESIVLNLLTNAIKYSDPKKERFVKISFDISPEWTILSVADNGLGIDLKRQGRKMFGMYKTFHDHPDSRGIGLFITKNQVEALGGKIEVESKEGVGSTFKVYLKTNES
- a CDS encoding response regulator, with the protein product MNRNKTICIIEDDPNYLMLTQKMIEFTTLFKEILTFRNGKQAFEGLMDRKASHGDFPDFILLDINMPIWDAWDFLDEFSKHTQDWNGVVYIITSSIDKVDESKSKEYSLVKGYLKKPVGFEKIIEIFNL